In the Ramlibacter tataouinensis TTB310 genome, one interval contains:
- the gspI gene encoding type II secretion system minor pseudopilin GspI: MKRHNRQRGFTLIEILVALGIVAIALVAGLQATTALTNNAIRQSEMMLAQICAENELVKARLARQMPGVGDTSLVCQQGEVQLEVTVTVAPTPNPNFRRVDARVHQGALTLLRVSTVLGRF; this comes from the coding sequence ATGAAGCGGCACAACCGCCAGCGCGGCTTCACCTTGATCGAGATCCTGGTGGCGCTGGGCATCGTGGCCATCGCCCTGGTGGCCGGGCTGCAGGCGACCACGGCGCTGACCAACAACGCGATCCGGCAGTCCGAGATGATGCTGGCCCAGATTTGCGCCGAGAACGAGCTGGTCAAGGCGCGGTTGGCGCGCCAGATGCCCGGCGTGGGCGACACCTCGCTGGTCTGCCAGCAGGGGGAAGTCCAGTTGGAGGTCACGGTCACCGTGGCACCCACGCCCAACCCCAACTTCCGGCGCGTCGATGCGCGGGTGCACCAGGGCGCGCTCACGCTGCTGCGCGTGTCCACCGTGCTGGGGCGGTTCTGA
- a CDS encoding PulJ/GspJ family protein, whose amino-acid sequence MRILRRSGGFTLVELLVALFAMAILAILSWRGLDGMTRAQAQTQARADEVLALQVGLAQWSADLDALVQFPQTTALDWNGRVLRLTRHAGPGADSGARVVGWTRRIVNGQGRWLRWQSQPLTTRAQLEQAWLTADAWSQNAVLDELRSEVAITPLLDWQIFYFRGDAWTNPQSSDATGVTGATPPPPGTPPPTSSPAAGRVNPGGRVSVLPDGVRLVLNLPPGQPISGLLTIDWVRPTVGGGKS is encoded by the coding sequence ATGCGGATACTTCGCCGCAGCGGCGGCTTCACCCTGGTCGAACTGCTGGTGGCGCTGTTCGCCATGGCCATCCTCGCCATCCTCAGCTGGCGCGGCCTGGACGGCATGACGCGGGCCCAGGCCCAGACCCAGGCGCGTGCCGACGAGGTATTGGCGCTGCAGGTCGGCCTGGCGCAGTGGTCCGCCGACCTCGACGCGCTGGTCCAGTTCCCGCAGACCACGGCGCTGGACTGGAACGGCCGGGTGCTGCGCCTGACCCGCCATGCCGGCCCGGGCGCCGACTCGGGCGCCCGGGTGGTGGGCTGGACGCGCCGCATCGTCAACGGCCAGGGCCGGTGGCTGCGCTGGCAGTCGCAGCCGCTGACCACGCGCGCGCAGCTCGAGCAGGCTTGGCTGACGGCCGATGCCTGGTCGCAGAACGCCGTCCTTGACGAGCTGCGTAGCGAAGTGGCGATCACGCCGCTGCTGGACTGGCAGATCTTCTATTTCCGGGGCGACGCCTGGACCAACCCGCAGTCCAGCGACGCCACCGGCGTCACCGGCGCCACGCCGCCGCCGCCCGGCACGCCCCCCCCTACTTCGTCGCCGGCGGCCGGCCGGGTCAACCCCGGCGGCCGCGTTTCCGTGCTGCCGGACGGCGTGCGGCTGGTCCTCAACCTGCCGCCGGGCCAGCCGATCAGCGGCCTGCTCACCATCGACTGGGTGCGCCCCACGGTGGGCGGAGGCAAGTCGTGA
- the gspK gene encoding type II secretion system minor pseudopilin GspK has translation MTARPTAQRGAALLAAMLTVALVATFAAAALWQQWRSVEVEAAERSRMQSSWVLTGALDWARLILREDVRSNSSGGADHLAEPWAVPLQEARLSTFLAADRNSSAEGGDSENAFLSGDIVDLQSQLNVNNLVESGRISETGLRSFQRLFDLLGLPAAELSLLSENLRLATAISAENAPADMAPLAPQRVDQLVWLGLSPQTVAVLEPHVTVLPARTPVNLNTANAEVIYAAVGGISLADAQRLVSERTRAHFRSLGDASRALGGSQQTVLDGSASVASRFFEVRGRLRLGDTVVQERSVVQRDGLDIRTLSRERGVAAPSPDAQAAGTGR, from the coding sequence GTGACCGCCCGGCCAACCGCCCAGCGCGGCGCGGCGCTGCTGGCCGCCATGCTCACGGTGGCGCTGGTGGCGACCTTCGCCGCCGCGGCGTTGTGGCAGCAGTGGCGCAGCGTCGAGGTCGAGGCGGCGGAGCGCTCGCGCATGCAATCGTCCTGGGTGCTGACCGGCGCGCTCGACTGGGCCCGGCTGATCCTGCGCGAGGACGTGCGCAGCAACAGCAGCGGCGGTGCCGACCACCTGGCCGAGCCCTGGGCCGTGCCGCTGCAGGAGGCGCGCCTGTCCACCTTCCTGGCTGCCGACCGCAACAGCTCGGCCGAGGGCGGCGACAGCGAGAACGCCTTTCTCTCCGGCGACATCGTGGACCTGCAGTCGCAGCTCAACGTGAACAATTTGGTGGAAAGCGGCCGAATCTCCGAAACCGGCCTGCGCAGTTTCCAGCGTTTGTTCGACCTGCTCGGACTCCCCGCGGCCGAGCTCTCGCTGCTGTCGGAGAACCTGCGCCTGGCCACCGCCATCAGCGCCGAGAACGCCCCGGCCGACATGGCGCCACTGGCGCCGCAACGGGTGGACCAGCTGGTCTGGCTGGGGCTGTCGCCGCAGACGGTGGCGGTGCTGGAGCCCCATGTGACGGTGCTGCCCGCACGCACGCCCGTCAACCTCAACACCGCCAACGCCGAGGTCATCTATGCCGCGGTCGGCGGCATCAGCCTGGCCGATGCCCAGCGTCTGGTCAGCGAACGCACCCGCGCCCACTTCCGCAGCCTGGGCGATGCGTCACGTGCGCTGGGCGGGTCGCAGCAGACCGTGCTGGATGGCTCGGCCAGCGTCGCCTCGCGTTTCTTCGAGGTGCGCGGCCGGCTGCGCCTGGGCGATACGGTCGTGCAGGAGCGTTCGGTGGTCCAGCGCGACGGCCTGGACATCCGCACGCTCTCGCGCGAGCGCGGGGTGGCGGCGCCGTCGCCGGACGCGCAAGCTGCCGGGACGGGCCGCTGA
- the gspL gene encoding type II secretion system protein GspL, which produces MSSLFVLLPTEPATAGTEFGFVLTPDGQTVGEHGSAPAALLPAPAGAAAEVVAVVPAAALSWHQVELPKGLSAASPRLRAVLEGLLEERLLDEPEALHFALQPQPPAGAPAWVAVCERAWLRAGVQALEAAGRPVGRIVPEFTPQDPPAVHAIGEPESALLVAASAGGVLALPLTAASLPLLPALPEHSVCTAEPAVAAQAEQLLQQPVTLQLPAQRWLLAAQSRWDLAQFDFASSLRARRLKKLATGGAELLRAPQWRPARWGAALLVAANLVGLNAWAWKERAALDDKRERVREVLTQTFPQVKVVVDAPVQMEREVAALRRATGASSGRDLEAMLSALASLGAGQPAGGIEYNGSELRVKGLGWNTEQARRAAASLKGQGYAVALQGDTLVVSPEALP; this is translated from the coding sequence ATGAGTTCCCTGTTCGTCCTGCTGCCGACAGAACCCGCGACCGCCGGCACCGAATTCGGCTTCGTGCTCACGCCCGACGGCCAGACCGTCGGCGAGCATGGCAGCGCGCCCGCCGCCCTGCTGCCGGCGCCCGCCGGCGCGGCGGCCGAGGTGGTGGCGGTGGTGCCCGCCGCCGCCCTGTCCTGGCACCAGGTCGAGCTGCCCAAGGGGCTGTCCGCCGCGTCGCCGCGCCTGCGCGCCGTCCTGGAGGGCCTGCTGGAGGAGCGCCTGCTCGACGAGCCCGAGGCCCTGCACTTCGCCTTGCAGCCGCAGCCGCCGGCGGGTGCGCCGGCCTGGGTGGCGGTGTGCGAGCGCGCCTGGCTGCGGGCGGGGGTGCAGGCCCTGGAGGCCGCCGGCCGGCCGGTCGGGCGCATCGTGCCGGAGTTCACCCCCCAGGACCCGCCGGCGGTGCATGCCATCGGCGAGCCGGAGTCGGCCCTGCTGGTCGCCGCCAGCGCGGGCGGGGTGCTGGCCCTGCCGCTGACGGCCGCGTCGCTGCCGCTGCTGCCGGCCCTGCCCGAGCACAGCGTGTGCACCGCCGAACCGGCGGTGGCCGCGCAGGCCGAGCAGCTGCTGCAGCAGCCGGTCACGCTGCAGCTGCCGGCGCAGCGCTGGCTGCTGGCCGCACAGTCGCGCTGGGACCTGGCGCAGTTCGACTTCGCCAGCTCGCTGCGCGCCCGGCGGCTGAAGAAGCTGGCCACCGGCGGCGCCGAGCTGCTGCGCGCGCCGCAGTGGCGGCCGGCCCGCTGGGGGGCCGCGCTGCTGGTGGCAGCCAACCTGGTCGGCCTGAATGCCTGGGCCTGGAAGGAACGCGCGGCGCTGGACGACAAGCGCGAGCGGGTGCGCGAGGTGCTGACCCAGACCTTTCCCCAGGTGAAGGTGGTGGTGGACGCGCCGGTGCAGATGGAACGCGAGGTCGCCGCCCTGCGCCGGGCCACCGGCGCCAGCTCGGGCCGCGACCTGGAGGCCATGCTGTCGGCCCTGGCCTCGCTGGGCGCCGGCCAGCCGGCCGGCGGCATCGAATACAACGGCAGCGAGCTGCGCGTCAAGGGCCTGGGCTGGAACACCGAGCAGGCGCGCCGCGCGGCCGCCTCGCTCAAGGGCCAGGGCTATGCCGTGGCCCTGCAGGGTGACACCCTGGTGGTGTCGCCGGAGGCCTTGCCATGA
- the gspM gene encoding type II secretion system protein GspM, which yields MTLAARLRSLPQAAALRERWQKLAPREKAYVAAAAGLLLLALLWWVLVAPALATLRGAEAQHRALDAQLQRMLALQSQAQAMQSQPRQNADEALRALEASVRQMLGAGARMVVGGDRVTLTVSGVRGDALAQWLTQARVNARSLPAEARLNRNANGLWDGTLVLALPPR from the coding sequence ATGACGCTGGCCGCCCGCTTGCGATCGCTGCCGCAGGCCGCGGCCCTGCGCGAGCGCTGGCAGAAGCTGGCGCCGCGCGAGAAAGCTTACGTGGCGGCCGCCGCCGGCCTGCTGCTGCTCGCCCTGCTGTGGTGGGTGCTGGTGGCGCCGGCGCTGGCCACGCTGCGTGGCGCCGAGGCGCAGCACCGCGCGCTGGATGCCCAGCTGCAGCGCATGCTGGCCTTGCAATCCCAGGCCCAGGCCATGCAGTCGCAGCCGCGCCAGAACGCCGACGAGGCGCTGCGCGCGCTGGAGGCCTCGGTGCGCCAGATGCTGGGCGCCGGCGCCCGCATGGTGGTAGGCGGCGACCGCGTGACCCTCACCGTGTCCGGCGTGCGTGGCGATGCGCTTGCGCAGTGGCTGACGCAGGCGCGGGTCAACGCCCGCTCGCTGCCCGCCGAAGCCCGCCTGAACCGCAACGCCAACGGCCTGTGGGACGGCACCCTGGTGCTGGCCCTGCCGCCCCGCTGA
- the gspN gene encoding type II secretion system protein N, with amino-acid sequence MARRLSTASALQTRPAWGWAAAGAVLGLLAALVFFIPASWAAAALSGATAGRLLLDEPRGTVWNGSARLVLTGGAGSRDAAALPSRLQWRLRPAATGMRLEVEAPCCTTQPLALRIQPRWGGAAVAAADGASRWPAALLAGLGTPWNTLQLDGELQLATRGLSVEWTAGRLQVQGQAELQAVNLSSRLTTLRPMGSYRIVLAGGATPTLQVSTLEGPLQLAGSGQWIGSRLRFTGQASAEPEREAALGNLLNIIGRREGARSIITIG; translated from the coding sequence GTGGCCCGACGCCTTTCCACCGCCTCCGCCCTGCAGACCCGGCCCGCCTGGGGCTGGGCCGCCGCCGGTGCCGTGCTCGGGCTGCTGGCGGCGCTGGTGTTCTTCATTCCCGCCTCCTGGGCCGCTGCCGCGCTGTCCGGCGCCACGGCCGGCCGGCTGCTGCTGGACGAGCCGCGCGGCACGGTCTGGAACGGCTCGGCCCGCCTGGTGCTGACCGGCGGCGCGGGCAGCCGGGACGCGGCGGCCCTGCCCTCGCGGCTGCAATGGCGGCTGCGCCCGGCCGCCACCGGCATGCGGCTGGAGGTCGAGGCGCCCTGCTGCACGACCCAGCCGCTGGCGCTGCGCATCCAGCCGCGCTGGGGCGGCGCCGCCGTCGCGGCGGCCGACGGCGCATCGCGCTGGCCGGCCGCGCTGCTGGCCGGGCTGGGCACGCCCTGGAACACGCTGCAGCTGGATGGCGAGCTGCAGCTGGCCACCCGAGGCTTGTCAGTAGAATGGACCGCAGGACGGCTGCAGGTGCAGGGCCAGGCCGAACTGCAGGCGGTGAACCTGTCGTCCCGCCTCACCACCTTGAGGCCCATGGGCAGCTACCGCATCGTCCTGGCCGGAGGCGCCACGCCGACGCTGCAGGTCTCCACCCTGGAAGGTCCCCTGCAGCTGGCCGGCAGCGGCCAGTGGATCGGCTCGCGGCTGCGGTTCACCGGCCAGGCCAGCGCCGAACCCGAGCGCGAGGCCGCCCTGGGCAACCTGCTGAACATCATCGGGCGGCGCGAAGGTGCGCGCTCCATCATCACCATAGGCTGA
- the gspD gene encoding type II secretion system secretin GspD produces the protein MPFRIAVVSLAAAALLAGAPAFSQTQAQTRRQASPEPVTLNFNNAEIEAVARTMAAITGRNIVVDPRVKGVITLTTERPVSPQTAYNQFLATLRLSGFTVVDSGGLLKVVPEAEAKLQGGPVSVGRAPAGNQIVTQIFRLNHETANNLVPILRPLISPNNTINVNPGNNSLVITDYADNLQRLGRIIAALDVSNATDVEVLPLRHGLAADLAPVVQRLVDSSGGPAAGGPPGQGVGGDAALRTTVLPEVRSNSLIVRAANPARLNLVRTLVERLDQPTSQNPTGNIYVVYLKNAEATRLAVTLRAAMAGLGTGGTAGGGAAGGVGGGVAGGAGASIPAPSSAGSVNAGLGAGGVSSAAAAPIQPTAAPSTGGQIQADPATNALIITAPEPQYRQLRAVIDRLDSRRAQVYVESLIAEVNADKAAEFGVQWQNLIGNINNNIVGAIGTNFTIAGANIINLAAGIAGGEPTTLPSTGGNIGIARNIGGTPVLAALARFLETNADGNVLSTPNLLTLDNEEAKIVIGQNVPFVTGQFTNTGASNGSVNPFQTIERRDVGLTLRVRPQISENGTVKMQIFQEVSSVDASSVNSPSGLITNKRSIESNVIVDDSSIVVLGGLLQDEYAGRQEKIPLLGDVPVLGNLFRAETRSRRKTNLMVFLRPVVVRDSGQSDELSLDRYDLMRGKQEAAQPRPSSVLQINAAPVLPPAPVPVPPSVRPAPPPGPPVPAEMAPPSTTR, from the coding sequence ATGCCATTCCGTATTGCCGTCGTTTCCCTCGCTGCAGCCGCCTTGCTGGCGGGGGCCCCGGCCTTCTCGCAGACCCAGGCCCAGACCCGGCGCCAGGCGTCGCCCGAGCCGGTGACGCTGAACTTCAACAACGCCGAGATCGAGGCGGTGGCGCGCACCATGGCCGCCATCACCGGCCGCAACATCGTGGTCGACCCGCGCGTCAAGGGCGTGATCACGCTGACCACCGAGCGCCCGGTGAGCCCGCAGACCGCGTACAACCAGTTCCTGGCGACGCTGCGCCTGTCCGGCTTCACCGTGGTGGACTCCGGCGGGCTGCTCAAGGTGGTACCCGAGGCCGAGGCCAAGCTGCAGGGAGGGCCGGTGTCGGTGGGCCGGGCGCCGGCGGGCAACCAGATCGTCACGCAGATTTTCCGCCTCAACCACGAGACCGCCAACAACCTGGTGCCCATCCTGCGGCCGCTGATCAGCCCCAACAACACCATCAACGTGAACCCCGGCAACAACTCGCTGGTGATCACCGACTACGCCGACAACCTGCAGCGGCTGGGCCGCATCATCGCGGCGCTGGACGTGTCCAACGCCACCGACGTGGAGGTGCTGCCCTTGCGCCACGGACTGGCGGCCGACCTGGCGCCGGTGGTGCAGCGGCTGGTGGACTCCAGCGGCGGCCCCGCCGCGGGCGGTCCGCCCGGCCAGGGGGTGGGAGGCGACGCCGCGCTGCGCACCACGGTGCTGCCGGAAGTGCGCAGCAACTCGCTGATCGTGCGTGCCGCCAACCCGGCCCGGCTGAACCTGGTGCGCACCCTGGTCGAGCGGCTGGACCAGCCGACCTCGCAGAACCCCACGGGCAACATCTACGTGGTCTACCTGAAGAACGCCGAAGCCACGCGCCTGGCCGTGACGCTGCGGGCGGCGATGGCCGGGCTCGGCACGGGCGGCACCGCGGGCGGCGGTGCCGCCGGCGGGGTGGGTGGCGGCGTGGCGGGTGGCGCCGGCGCGTCCATTCCTGCGCCGTCCTCCGCCGGATCGGTCAACGCCGGCCTCGGCGCGGGCGGGGTCAGCAGCGCGGCCGCGGCCCCCATCCAGCCCACGGCGGCGCCCTCCACCGGCGGCCAGATCCAGGCCGACCCGGCGACCAACGCGCTGATCATCACCGCGCCCGAGCCGCAGTACCGCCAGCTGCGCGCGGTGATCGACCGGCTGGACTCGCGCCGCGCCCAGGTCTACGTGGAGAGCCTGATCGCCGAGGTCAATGCCGACAAGGCCGCCGAGTTCGGCGTGCAGTGGCAGAACCTGATCGGCAATATCAACAACAACATCGTCGGCGCCATCGGCACCAACTTCACCATCGCCGGCGCCAACATCATCAACCTGGCCGCGGGCATCGCGGGCGGCGAGCCGACCACGCTGCCGTCCACCGGGGGCAACATCGGCATCGCCCGCAACATCGGCGGCACGCCCGTGCTGGCGGCGCTGGCGCGCTTTCTGGAGACCAATGCCGACGGCAACGTGCTGTCCACGCCCAACCTGCTGACGCTGGACAACGAGGAGGCCAAGATCGTGATCGGCCAGAACGTGCCCTTCGTCACCGGCCAGTTCACCAACACCGGCGCCAGCAACGGCTCGGTCAACCCGTTCCAGACCATCGAACGCAGGGACGTGGGCCTCACCCTGCGGGTGCGGCCGCAGATCAGCGAGAACGGCACGGTGAAGATGCAGATCTTCCAGGAGGTCTCCAGCGTGGACGCCAGTTCCGTCAACTCCCCCAGCGGCCTGATCACCAACAAGCGCTCCATCGAGTCCAACGTGATCGTGGACGACAGCTCCATCGTGGTGCTGGGCGGCCTGCTGCAGGACGAGTACGCGGGCCGCCAGGAAAAAATCCCCCTGCTGGGCGACGTGCCGGTGCTGGGCAACCTGTTCCGGGCCGAGACGCGCAGCCGCCGCAAGACCAACCTGATGGTGTTCCTGCGGCCGGTGGTGGTGCGCGACTCCGGGCAGAGCGACGAGCTTTCGCTGGACCGCTACGACCTGATGCGCGGCAAGCAGGAAGCGGCGCAGCCCCGCCCCAGCAGCGTGCTGCAGATCAACGCCGCGCCGGTGCTGCCGCCCGCTCCCGTGCCCGTGCCGCCGTCCGTCCGCCCGGCGCCGCCGCCCGGCCCGCCGGTGCCGGCCGAGATGGCTCCGCCCTCCACGACCCGCTGA